A region of Paenibacillus sp. 37 DNA encodes the following proteins:
- a CDS encoding acyl-CoA dehydrogenase family protein, translated as MITPSTIAIFEQVMKQYAAELRQIGLTIDQEPDRLTEFLHTSALQAINHMMIPPEYGGQPIVTIGQDRYYGLSSLERVITIEQLSAGDAGVFLGGPGPSMSSIVMIDLGDEEQKERFYSHFLKGPAWAVFALSEPEKGSDATEISTRITRHPDGGMELTGHKFYIGNGHRASIGLVFAQTNRTPLGIQVAIVDPSVPGFSATPLDTMGLRGLQLSHLQFEAFPLEEKDILGRHLSPTKRGLWGALRTFHRMRPSVAALALGVAQAAYDYVVEHRTIFTEREKTELERLEMRLHALRSMIRNAAAEIDHDANKGYLASLSKIRAASVSEEATEWALEMMGPGSLLEHPLLNKWYRDARAFEFMEGTTSIQKINVFQAYANGKMQHV; from the coding sequence ATGATTACTCCATCAACGATTGCGATTTTCGAGCAAGTGATGAAGCAGTATGCTGCGGAGCTTCGTCAGATCGGCCTGACGATTGACCAGGAGCCAGACCGGCTCACCGAGTTTTTGCACACGTCTGCCCTGCAGGCCATCAATCATATGATGATTCCCCCGGAGTATGGCGGCCAGCCAATTGTAACCATAGGTCAGGATCGATATTATGGACTCTCTTCACTGGAAAGAGTCATTACGATCGAGCAGTTGTCCGCAGGAGATGCGGGCGTTTTTCTGGGAGGACCTGGTCCTTCCATGTCCAGCATCGTCATGATTGACTTGGGCGATGAGGAACAGAAGGAGCGCTTTTATAGCCACTTTCTGAAAGGTCCAGCCTGGGCTGTTTTTGCCTTGTCAGAGCCGGAGAAGGGTTCAGATGCCACTGAGATCAGCACGCGGATTACGCGACATCCGGATGGGGGAATGGAGCTAACCGGACATAAATTCTACATTGGGAACGGACACCGGGCGAGTATTGGACTGGTATTCGCCCAGACCAATCGTACGCCTCTGGGCATTCAGGTGGCTATAGTTGATCCTTCTGTGCCAGGTTTCTCAGCAACCCCGCTGGACACGATGGGGCTTCGCGGTCTGCAACTCAGCCATCTGCAATTCGAGGCCTTCCCACTGGAAGAGAAAGATATTCTGGGTCGTCACCTAAGCCCAACCAAGCGTGGACTGTGGGGAGCACTGCGTACATTCCACCGGATGCGCCCTAGCGTGGCGGCTTTGGCGCTTGGTGTTGCACAGGCTGCATATGATTATGTTGTAGAGCATAGAACGATCTTTACAGAACGTGAAAAGACAGAACTGGAGCGACTGGAGATGCGTCTGCATGCGCTGCGCAGCATGATTCGGAATGCAGCAGCAGAGATTGACCATGATGCGAATAAGGGATATCTGGCTTCCCTCAGTAAAATACGGGCTGCGTCCGTTTCCGAAGAAGCGACGGAATGGGCACTGGAGATGATGGGGCCAGGTTCCTTACTGGAGCATCCTCTGCTGAACAAATGGTATCGCGATGCAAGGGCCTTTGAGTTCATGGAAGGCACAACGTCCATTCAGAAGATAAACGTTTTTCAGGCGTATGCCAACGGGAAGATGCAGCATGTCTGA